cagttaggcaagcggagtaaaaaaacttcttgttccctcgcattttaagaccaaacaaaccagcaacagctcgattatttctgtccaaaaagcgtacagatgattgttatttaattttggttaacaataaaaattcgagtttcattcctgaacaaaggaaaaaacgactaaaccactttttagaaatatgcatccacttgaaataacttatccgtagaaataacaaacggtttagtgtccaagaaaaaaatttgtggagtaacctcttccaccaactttaagctattactggtgtaccgttttgtcgttctcgttctctttctctttctctcttctttgatttctgttcttctgtcataggccgtccaccATCTTGCAACCTCAGTATaccaaaaactccaattcagagcaaaaagcagccctaaacaaattaaaaataaacagtcagctttaagtttatatcgttccaatgcttgacttgaataactacgtagcccccagtgtgtcctgaccacagctatattatgttaaacctggactgaaaccagcgaaaaatgcaagaaaaatatattttccaaaccgtacctgaacacgaaaagcatcaactgtcaagagcttttgttgatgtagcatggctgtgtagccacgACTAGCCATAGAAAGAgcacgaaaaattaagcctcgtacgggtgtgtgtgtgtgtgtgtctgaccttgcttgagcctatgatccaatcaacaaccagtccctggtcagtggtcaacttcaaaaaaacagctgacctcgataaggtccaacttgagcccgtgatatggtcacatgatactggtcagtggattccttgttttgacaggtgtcagttgaccataacattgatgtccaatatcaaagatgtatgctttaAACtatttacagtgtcaaatggagtattacCTCCTTGAGCTAGTGATATGGTTacatgtactggtcacattggcatgcaTAAAGGGGCGGATGTACGTAGGTACGGACATTCATGATATCATGGctataaaccaaattttctcacatgaatgggttaccatattttcttaactatggtgctctgcgGGCGCGCCCCAAAGGCGCgagcggagctccgctataaactGGCACTCTTGCTCTACCACAGTGAGGGTCATACGAAGTATGCATATGTTGTTTTACTCCACCTTGTCAAAGTTGTTCCGATACTTCCCAGATTCCAAGCTCACAAGCTGAAATGGAATAGATTTTACAACAAGTATGGAGGTAAAGGCAACAACATTTCCCTAGACCTCAAGAAAGAACAGCAAAATAAAGTCTTGAAGACATTTTGGCGAGCTCATGCTGACTGTAACTACAGTGGTAGAGTTGGCAGAAGGTCAATTTTGAACCAAGAAAAATGCGTTCAACAAATTGTTGATGACTTGATGAGGGAGAAAGTGTTTAAATTTACTGAAGACAGAGATGGCCATCCGTCATTCCCACAAGTCAGTGGTCGACCTTTGAGAAACATAGACTATTGAGAACTTCACCATTGGATGACTGATCACATCAAACTTTGGGGATCAATCTATGAACAACACTTGTAGTCGTGTCGATTATTGTTAGAAATGAAATATCTGCAGAGTCAAAACAGTACAAATAAAGTATTTATTGGTTTATTTTTCCATGCTTTCAGGACGATCTAGCATAAGAttcatttaaagtgctactacgatccAAAAATTTACTTCCTTTTTTctacagattttgaaagtgtatttgcttaacacatgactggcaaaattttgagctttgatttttgtccaaaagCTGTTTtcattgagtgtaagttttggatttcacggtccccCATTtgtcatgttcaaaactgactggacctcagaggacTGGATATAGGGACAAGTGACATCATTCACTCGCTGGCTTGAATTTTTAGGGTGTAAATGCAATTTATCTTATATGCACAAGAGTTTAAAGGTCTGAAAGCTTGAACTCCTGTGCCTTGTATTAATTCAGTGACGCAcgcacgcattgcattcttaacaCTCGTGagattttgacatcattttctcctcgatccagctctttcaaggttttaaagttagtaatggtgggcAATTAAACAGGACATTTTCAGTTAGAatacaggtgtcttttttaaatagagtggtaaagtgatgacgtcaGACACAAACTACAtttatgaaattatgggatttacTATGATATTCTGAAAGTgcatgatgaagaatggccacttgccaaaaatcagcatCTTGTTGCAATGTGGTGTAAGATATTGGCCCTTCCATGCTTCAGtaactccatacaaatccttgtaattttgtCTTGGTTTTAAAAGGTCTAGAACAAAGgattacaaggatttgtatggagtcacTGTAACATGAAAGGGCCAATATCTCATCCCCAAACTGCAATAAGATGCTGACTTTTGGCAAATGGCCATTCTTTTTCATGTACTTTCTGAAGATCTTCAtgaatcccataatttcataattttaaatatttgtgacgtcacattaTACCACTCtataaaggcttaaaacttgggtcacttaccgttaagttaacatagtttaGATAATAATCGAACTGGTTATGAAAAAATTTCAAacctagaaaaaaaattgaaccacaacataaaCAACTACAAACATTCAGGAAGGCGTGAGATACAGTAATTTAATGCCTTCATTTACCATGTTTCTTCAACTTCTTTGCCATCTTCAAAAGAAGTGTTTTCCTCTTCCTCAAACACACTGAGATGGAAATCTAAGCGGGTAACTCCATCTCCGATAAACACGTTGGAAATATCTTCCATCTCCTCAATATCATCAAAGTGTCTCGAAAATTTTCCATAATTTGATTGGCAACTTTTACTGTAAAACACAATACGTCTTTAACAGAAAATATTGTACTGGCTCCTTTTACAACTTGTTTGATAAGATCACTGGAGAAGCCATTGACTTCTAGGGAACAATGAGAATCAAACGTTGCCTTTATTCCCAAGGgggttgggggggggagggcttTTTAGGAATTTCTGAGTGGGGATGTGCcactgggaccctggaaccattagcctataccagagctagttcagctgaattgcTAACCTAtaatactagagtaaactcccaccgatttccgtctaaattccgattcttgacagttaataatatccagaggtgttacatgatagccatttattgactctgttgaggctgagttacataaacttaaactttgacaatttcatttttttatattcttgagtggGATTTCTGGTTTCcgtagtcttgataaaatcttcaaccgactggtcagtttTGTGGAAAaggataccctattctagaccgaaaGTCTATGATTTATATCCTCTCTCCTAGAGTAAACTACTTGAAAAgaatacccttcacagcggcacatacctatatagtccatatGTGGCAGTCCCCCCCATCAACCTAATTAAGCTTGGCACTCTCATGCAAATTCGTTTCAACTTAGCTTTttcacaaaccgcattttatctttatgtaaccttgataatggcgcaagatgcaccaAAACGTTGGTTTctatcacttatatttcttgtttcatgtatttctaaatCGTTTCTTATAAAACATTGAAGAACAGGCCATATTACAGAATTGCTTTGAAATAGACAAGTATGAGCTCAGCGAAGCATACCAGCCACAAAAAAATAACCATGCTTGAATATTTTCATcactgttgttttttaccgtgtTAGTGTACATAGTCCCAAAACCACTACCTACCGCGTCCCTGCCCACGTTTCTATAGTATGGGATTGATCCACAACAACCAAATGAATATCTTGTCGTTTTCTCATCACATCTCAGAAACCATCTGCGCACACAGTTTCGGCTAAAGTAAACAGTTTGTCCAGTAATCGAGGAAGGTTTTCAAAGATTCCTGGGTGTTCGATTTCCAGTGCTGTCAATCCAAGCAATCTGGCCTCTTCAATTTGATCGGATATGATACTCTTGAGAGGACAAACTACAAGGACACTGCCATTTGATGAAGTTGATTCGACAGAGAGTAACGATCTAACAACGGCAAAAACTTGAAACACAAGGCTTTTTCCAAAGCCTGTAGGCAGCATGGCAAACACATCCTTTTCCTTGAGAAGACTCTTTATTGCTATGTCTTGCTCTTCCTTAAGATGAATTTCTCTTGAAGATTTTGAAGACAAAAATGAGATGGCTTTATGTAGAAAAGATGCACTTGCCTCAATCGCGCTCGCCATGTTGAGTTGAAATGGAAATCTCTGGGGTTTGTTTTAATTGACAGGTGCCAATCACGAAATGACCAATCAGCAATTTACGTTCAGATTCTGAACGTAAATTCTGAAAAACTAGAGAGATCGCTGCAGGCTCTTCCTCTCTTGACTAgttaccaagcccttatatttcaACGGCGCGCCATCTTCAATGGAAGAGGATATTTCGAGCgtgcgccattttcaacggaagagcctgcttgcaggctaccaCAAATTGATCATCTTAGCAATAACAGGTAACGGATGATCAATTGATTCTACTACAAGTTTAGTCGGCATGGGGTCTAGATTACACGTTTTTAAAAGTGCCAAAATGCCAGCCTCAGAGAGGGGCTTAAAGGCAGACAGTTTCTTTGCATCACTGACTAGTGGGTCACCTGGGACAGTATCCGCATCCGCGATAATGGTGGAATCTATTTGATCACGTATCTGCATTATCTGCGGCACAAAGAATCGCGCTATATCATTCATGAGTAAAGACTTATTATCATAATCAGGAAACGACAGTGTGCTATCATTCTTTCCAAGCAGTGTCCTGGTGGCACGAAATAACTTCCCCTGGTCACTACTATTATCCTCAACAAAGTCCGTGAAAAACTTGCACTTAGCCTCATTAAGGAGATGTGTCACATTATTCCTCCGCTTTTTGAATAGCTGAAAATCAGTTTCCCGttttgttttcttccattttctttCTGCCTTTCTGCGTAGAAGCTTAGCCTTGTGCATGTCTTCATTGTACCAGGGTACAGTAGGCCTCGATACAAAGATCTTCATTTTAAGTGGCGCATGTGATTCAATAATGCCAGACAAAGTGGTGTTATAATTACAGACAGGAGAATCCAGGTCGCAAGCGCTGATGATGTCTGGATGAGAATTGGAAAGAACATCCCTACATAATGATGACGCCCCCAAATCTCGCGAAAGGGCAGAGATATCCACAGACTTGGTCCTACGGTACTTCACCTCCTTGACAGTAATAAGTGGCTTAGATGATGTCAGCTTACATAGAGGGGCCGTAAGGGGGGTCAAGCGCACAGTTCACAGCCATTAAAAAGTGAAAATCACGAAACAcggtaattaattttcttgtttcacagTTCACGAAAAATAAACTCACGCTTGAGAAAGATTTGTGGCCTtaccctatatatatatttgtattggttTAAGTCACCTAAAGGTAGTGGCATGGTGGTGTTCTGGCTAGCGTGTCGGACTCTCTGTCTAAAGCCTAAGGTCTGTGAGCACCGGATCAAGTCTAAGGACGATCAGCAACTTTAGGTCTTGTTCTCCGACCTTCTCTGTTATCGTGTTACTCGTTCTCTGTCCTCTCAGTACAGTACAGTGAACATGGTGAAAATGAAAAAGCTAAAAGAACTTTGATGTAACACGAATAGTTCGTCTACTGCGAGTTGTTACATCTCGCAGAAAAGTCATTTCGTCCTCCAGGTCACTGTCTACAGTTGCAGGAAGTTCACTTTCAGATTCTGTGTTATACTCAGATTCTTGTTCATCGTCTGTGTCTTTCTGGTGTTCTTCTTCTTGACGCTTCCTGTTGCTTTCAACGACTTCAACAGGACATCCCAAGTCACCTGCAGCGTCCACATGTCCCAGAGTCCTCTCCATCGTTATCTTCTCTTTTGGTTGCTCAGAAGTGGCATACATGTTAAGTGGCAGAGTTCCTGCTTTGAACATTGTTGTCTCCTGGCGTACTGTTCGCTGCCTGACAGCTTTGCCGTTGTTTGCTGCCCATTCCAACATCGACTCTCGCTCTCGATCGTTAAGTTTCCTCGCTGGCTTCAGATGGGACATCCAGGAAAGGGCATTGAGTGGCGTTGCCTGACCAACTACAGGATAATAGGACTTCTCGTGAGTGTAGTAGTAAGCCGCCCACTGAACAACCCTTTTTATGCTCTTGTACACCGTATTGGCTACATTCTGTGCATACTGTAGCAAAGTTGGGAATTCCTCTTTGAAGTTACCTATTGCATGGAGGTTTTCGACTTGAACAGTGAGACAAGTGTGCATGTCAATCTTCTAATCTGGATTCAGTTTCTTCAACAGCTGTTCCAGAGCTCTCAACCCCTTAAGTATCATGCCGACAGAAGATAGTGTTTGACTGGACACGGTTCCTATGGGACCCGAGGGTTTGCACGGTTTCTCAAAGATGCTAGTGACATTTTGAACTGTTTCCTTCAAAAAATGGTCTAACGTTTCGAGTTTTGAAATAGCCTCATCTAAAGAGAGCTTTTCTGCCTTTTGGTATTTTAAATGGATAGCGAACGCTTTGTAGAGAAGTCCCAAATGTCTTAAAAACTCTACAGTTCCTTTTATTGTGGTAACTAATTTGACAGCACCGGTTTGCATGTCAGtcacaaaaatgtttttgtcgCACTCAACATAAATGTCCATAGGCTGAGAAAAGTGGGCATTCTCGGCTTTACCGTTGGAATTTCCTTCACTTCCTGTTCCAGCAATAACAGTAACTTTTTGACTTGCGATCTTTGCCTTGATCTGACGCCCTTCTGtgtcaacaaaaacaatgcCACCTTTATAAGGAGCAACTTTGTACGCAATCTAGTGTTTCGTTCTTGGGAATCATGTCAACCATTAGGTCTGTCATTTTTATGGCAGCCACACCACCGGGCACTCCTTTATGTGACACAATTTTGCCACGGTCTCCAGCACAAACTGCACAAACATGCCAATTTTGTTAGTTTCCGAGATCCTATAACTGTCAGGGACAACTGAATGGACCACGTGGTCGATGCTCTCTAAGTGCAGTAGAACACAGTCTACATCGATTCTATCTTTGTGGAGAACGCTGTCCCGTGGCAATATTTTCTTAAGGTTGGGATCTGCGTTCCTTATCGTATGAAGCATAGACAAACACGCCCTTTCTTCGCGTAACAGCAGCGTCCAGTTGGCAAAATTGCACTTTAGACTTTTGCCTACATGCACGGCATCTGGAAGGCAAATAAACATGAACCGTGAATCTAAAGTTCCTTTCATTCTGCTCTCCGAAATCAGTTCAAATGCTTTCTTATTTCCAGATTCACAGTCAGTCACTATAACCAAAACTGCAGCTCGTACACATTGATGACCAGCTTCCAGACATCTCTGGCAAGCTCGTAAGGAAGATCTGACATTATCATTCAACCGTGACAGTTCGCAATCACAACTGATAGTATAAATGTGCATTCATCTTGTCTTGTGACTGTCGGTGTAACAACATAACTAAATACGCCCTTTTGCAAAAGACTTTAAGATATATTGAGAAGTAAACAGAGAAAAGGATCTTCCACAAAAATGATGTTGTTGCTTACTTTTTAAATAGGCTAATGGTGCCAGATTGGTTAGCATTACAATCATAGAAATAATGTCAAATGACTCTTACATGTTGTCTAACTCTAAATCACGATCAATGTCAAAACCTTCTGATATTCCTTTAGGTGAACTGACGTTTAACGTTACACTTCTGTCACTTTGACTTTCTTGGTCTCCACTACGGCTTCCACTCTTCGTCAGGAAGGCttccatattttttttcattccagCTATTGTTGCATCGTGTTTCTTCCTCGTTTCGACGGTTTTGACAAGCTGTATCAAAGTGTTCTGTAAGGCAGCAACAAAAATATGACTGTCAGTGATCCTAActtttttaagaaaacaatttgaattttaaacACCCTCTTTATTCTTCGACAATACAGAAGATCTCTGGATGGTCTTCTCGAGTGGTTTTCTTAAGTAAAAGTGATACTTCAAACTCAGACTTCTGAAGCTTTAAATAGAAATGTTTCTGCAGAGAAGCTTAAAGGGTAATGCTCAACACTACTTACTTTTTTTAAAGTACTGAGCTTTAGCCTCCGGAGTCCTGTCCGTAGGTACAATCTTTAACTTCTGGCAATGACCACACCTTATGGTAAATTCATTGACCGCTGTGCTATTGGACATACTTGCCAGTGCTACAAAAACATTGAAAGGCTAATTAACTAAATACATTAAAGAAGaatttagtaataataatcatcatcatcatcatcatcatcatcattatcatctcCATCATGATAAAATGTTAggaaaaaacatggctgttaATAATAACGAAAACTCTTAACATTTTTTTAGTAGCACATACCCAAATTTAAATCATACAACATCTTAGTCTGTCGTTCGTTTCGCTGAACACTTTCGCCCACTTTTAGGCGCTTTACAAGGTTGTCGTCCTCCACCATTGAAGCTGACCTTTTCCTTCCACAATTCGATAAAAATATTGTAATAATACCAATGTAGGCCAGTGCCTCTTGTCCACAAAAAACATTGACAATACCAAACTCAGGCCAGTGCCTCTTATCCACAAAAAAGATTGTAATAATCCCAAATCAGGCCAGTGCCTCTTATCCACTGAAAAATACATGACCAGGCGTCCCGTGTAAATGAAGCTATAGAGACTTTGAAAACTTCATACGAACAGCCAAAATGAACCCAGTGAACCTAGCACTACCCAACATCGAATTTGTGTTACGCCCCTGCTCCAAAGCAGCAGCAGCAGGAAAACACTTACAATCTACCACAAATCTAGAAAATATTCTAGAAATAAGACGACGGCCAAAAGGGCACGACTATAATGGGAATGGCCCCTAGAAATATGCAAATAATGAATAGCAAAACAATCCACTGAATGAACCCCCAAACTTTCCTCTAAAAGACATGAAACAATTGGCTGAAATTTGCCAATCGTCTATATCGATTATTCGACTAATATAATCACCTCTCTAAATTTCAGTGTGAGTGATCTGCTGGACTTCTAACTCTATACTATTATTGGCGCAGAACTGAAAATTCTCCAGAGCAATAGCCTGTAAATCATTTCTCACACTTTCCATTGGCATGATTTTACATGCACTTTGACTATCAGAAAACCACTTTACGTAAGGGACAACAATAAGGGTAACAAAACGAACGTAAAGTGAACAAAATGGGAGATAACTACCCCCATGTAGAACTTCTTCTACCCTCTTCAAAATGCCATTATGTATTACAAACTTGCTCACCATTAATATCCAGGTGAGTACCTCACCCCTGTGGGCCTTGCGTCCAAATAAACTACATAATTGGACATTCTGTATGGAGAATCCGACACTACCCTTCAACTCAGTCGCTTCAAATTAGCCTCCCAAAAATACAGTTCCCAAACACAATATTGATCAAGATCAAACCTGAAATCCCAATCGTAGGCTGAAGCAACTGAAATTGAGCAGTACCTCGTCATGAGTCTGGAAATATAATACTAAGCGAGTGAAGCCAACTCCCATGCTGATACCAAACGATTACTCAAGAAAATCTTAACAGATTTAGCGATACTATTTTACTTGTCGCTCAGAAATGGTAATGGTCCCATTAAAAGGTGTTCCACATAATCTCCAACCATTCGAGAACTTGACTCTGACACCATTGAGACTTCTCATCGTTGGTAATAAACCCTGACTTCCGTAAATCAGATCAAACATTAGTAGCTCAGACCAC
The sequence above is a segment of the Montipora foliosa isolate CH-2021 chromosome 2, ASM3666993v2, whole genome shotgun sequence genome. Coding sequences within it:
- the LOC137991508 gene encoding putative ATP-dependent DNA helicase Q1; translation: MASAIEASASFLHKAISFLSSKSSREIHLKEEQDIAIKSLLKEKDVFAMLPTGFGKSLVFQVFAVVRSLLSVESTSSNGSVLVVCPLKSIISDQIEEARLLGLTALEIEHPGIFENLPRLLDKLFTLAETVCADGF